The Mesorhizobium loti DNA segment GTCGCGCAACGCCTTTACCCGTATGTTCGCGTCGTCCATGAATTTCAAGGCAAGATCGGCTGCCACGCCGAGACCGACGATGCCTGGCGTATTCTCCGTGCCGGCGCGGCGGTTGCCCTCCTGGCCTCCCCCCTTGATCAGCGGACAGAAGCGCACGCCGCGCTTTACATAAAGTGCGCCGACCCCTTTCGGTCCGTGTAATTTGTGACCGGAGAGAGACAGCATATCGATTGCCGTCGATTTCAAGTCGATCGCAAGCTTGCCGACCGCTTGCACCGCGTCGGTATGAAAAAGGGCGCCGACTTCCTTGGCCAACTCAGCAAGCTCGACCACCGGGAAGATCGTTCCGGTCTCGTTGTTCGCCGACATGATCGAGACGATCGCCACGCGCGGGGTGAGGGCGGCCTTATAAGTGTCGAGGTCGAGCCGGCCGTGGCGATCCACCGGGATCCTATGCACCTTGATGGCGCGCGTCTTCTCCAGGTGGGCGCAAAGCGTCAGCACGGCCGAATGCTCGACTGCGGAAGTCACGATCTCTGTGCGCTCAGGCATCACCTCGAGCGCTGAAAGGATCGCGGCGTTGTCGCTTTCCGTCCCGCCCGAGGTGAAGGTAATCTCGTCGTCGAACTCCGCGCCGATGAGCGTTTGCACCTGCAGGCGCGCCTTTCTCACCGCCGCCCCGGCGGAAGTGCCAAAATCGTGGCTCGACGAAGGGTTGCCGAATTGGTCGGTAAAAAGCGGCAGCATCGCTTGAACGACTTCAGGATCGACCCGTGTCGTTGCGTTGTTATCCAGATAAACAGGCCTCATGGATGTGATCCTTCTCCTGAGCGCAATCACGCAAAGCGCACTTCCGGTCTGTCATGATGATGGCTAGCCGAAGGAGTTGCCGCGCGCTTCTTGGAGCCGGCGCGGCCGCTCGCCTCGACTTGATGCGCCAGGCTTGCGCCGGCTCGGGAAAACGCCGTCTTTAGGCCAGGGCGTTTCGGTGTGCTGGATCATGGACTGTTTCTCCTTCAGGCCGGGACGCGTTCTCGAACAGCTACGCATGGACCGTGCCAAAGGAGGGGATCATTTCAAAACAACATGATGGCTCCAACACTGCTATGTCGCATGTCCGACATCGGAGGGAATTGTTCAACGCGGAACGCCGTTAAATCGGCGTGAATTCCGCTTCGCGTGAGGAGCAATCCTGTCGGGCCGTTCGCCAAGGATGCCGGCGCGACCGAGGCGTCCTGTCGGGTTTGTCGAGTGCGCGACACGGCACTGTTACGCCCCCGTTGCCCTGCTGAGATCTCGTTTGTCATTGTAGAATATGCAGAAAATTCTTCTGAGCTTCTTTCTGAGCTTTGGCGCGGCTTTTGCGGTTCTCTCCTCGTAGGGCAGCGCGTGCCCGCGGCCGATATTCATCTCGCGGGTGACATCGCGATCGATGGAACGAAGGAAAGAAAGCAACATGTCAGGTCCAGATCAGTCACCCGCATTCCGAGCGATGTTTTCGTCCTCACGCAGACCTTCCATTTCGGGTTTCTTGAGACCGAGCGGCCTGCTGCGCTCGTACAAAGCCACGCGGCGTTTTCACATCGATCTCCGCGGCGCCGCCTTTCGCGACGTTTTCGCCTTCACCATGCGCCACTGGAGCAGGCAACCGGTCCGGCTCCCGATCATCATGCTCGCGGTGCTTGTCGCAACGCTCCTTGACGTTCTGACGCCGCTCTATTCCGGACGGCTCGTAAACGCGGTCGCCCAAGGAGCGGCAGCCGACGCCGTCGTGTGGGATGCGGCTCTTGCGGCCTTTTCAATGTTGATTGCGCTCGCACTCGGCGCCGTCGTCATGCGCAACATCGCCTTCATTGCCGTCAATGACTTCATTCTAAAGATGATGTCGGACATCGCCAGCGACGCGTTCCATCGCGTCCAGCGCTTTTCGACCGATTGGCATGCGAAAACCTTCGCCGGCTCTACGGTGCGCAAGATCACGCGCGGCATGTGGGCGTTCTGCCTCCTTAACGACACGATCCTTCTTGCCTTGTTCCCGTCGCTCATCATGCTCGTGGGGTCGAGCGTTCTGCTCGGCTGGTATTGGCCGATGATGGGGCTGATTATCGCTTGCGGCTCGGTTGGCTATGTGGCGCTGATCATTGTCCTGTCGCTCGGCTATGTGGCGCCAGCCGCAAACCTCGCCAACAACTGGGATACGAGGCTTGGCGGCTCGCTTGCGGACGCGATCAGCTGTAACGCTGTGGTCAAAGGCTTCGGCGCCGAGGTGCGGGAAGATCATCGCCTGGCGAAAGTTATCTCCAAGTGGCGGCACCGCACCCTCCGGACCTGGGCGCGCGGGACGGTCAGTGCTGCATTCCAGGGGATCATGCTTCTTGCGCTGAGAGCGGCTTTGATCGGCTATGCCTTATTTTTGTGGTCGCGCGGCCAGGCTACCCCAGGTGACATCGCCTTGGTGCTCGGATCTTTCACCGTCCTGTATGGGTACTTGCGTGATGTTTCCATACACGTGCGCAACATCCAGCGCTCTGTAAATGAGATGGAGGAACTGGTCCAAACCTACAGCCAGCCGCCCGACGTGGCCGATGTTCCGGGCGCCAAGCCGATCCGGATCACGAAGGGTCACATCGATTTTGAGAGCGTCCATTTCCACTACGGCAATCATTGGTCGCCCTTCTACAGCGACTTGTCGATTTCGATTGAGGCCGGCGCACGGGTCGGTCTGGTCGGCCCCTCTGGCTCCGGCAAGACCACCTTCGTCAAGCTCATCCAGCGGCTTTACGACCTGGATGCTGGACGAATCTTGATCGATGGGCAGGACATCTCGCGGGTGACGCAGGGCTCGCTGCGCTCCCAGATCGCGATCGTACAGCAGGAGCCCCTCCTGTTCCACCGCTCGCTGGCCGAGAACATAGCCTATGGGCGGCCGGGTGCTTCTTGGTCCGATGTCGAGCAGGCGGCGCGGCTCGCCAGCGCGCATGACTTTATTGCGCGCCTGCCGAACGGCTACGGTACGCTGGTCGGCGAGCGCGGCGTTAAGCTTTCAGGCGGCGAGCGCCAGCGTGTGGCGATAGCGCGCGCCTTCCTCGCCGATGCCCCGATCCTGATTCTGGACGAGGCGACATCAAGCCTCGACTCGGAATCGGAGGTGCTGATCCAGAAGGCGATGGAGCGGCTCATGGTCGGGCGCACCACGCTCGTCATTGCGCACCGGCTTTCGACGGTGCGGGCACTCGACCGGCTGCTTGTCTTCGACCGTGGTTGCATCACCGAGCAGGGCGACCATGCCGCGCTGATCCGTCGCGACGGCATCTACCGCCGCCTGTTCGAGCGGCAGGCCTTGGATGAGACCAATGTGCAACGCGGTTGAACGCGGCGTGAATTCAGCTTGCCTCCCCAGCAATCCTGTCGGGCCGTTCCTGAAAAGGCGGCCGCAACCTGTCGTCGGGCTTGTCCAATCCACGACACGCCTGGTGCCGGCCTGTCTTCCTGCCGCGCTCTTGAGCAAACCCATGAATGGGATGAAGACAACTTTTTATGAGCTGCGTCCTGCGTTCCCGGCACGGCGCTTGAGGCTTCCTCCTGAGGCGGCAGCCGCCTCGCGATTATTTAGATCCTGGTTGATGCGATCAATGGAGCGAAGGAAAGCAACGCGCCGGATCCACGCGAGATCCGCCTTCTTTGGCATAGGGGCGTCGCCAAATCGACACCCTCACAATATGCGCTCACCGCCTGCGTCGACGTCGGGAACAAGATCTTGATTGTCGCCTGCGCTCAACCGCTCTTATGCCGAACTCGAAGGATACGGACCTTCGTCTCGCCGCGCGGGATTGCATAAGCTGGCTGCAGCGTCCATCGGCATCACCGGTTCGGCTTCGAGACGTTCCGGAAACCCGCCGAGGCCGGCGCGCCGGCGATGCGCTCGTGGCCATCGAAGCGCGTCCCGACATGGCGCGGGCGTAACGACCGGCTTGCGAGGAAGGGGATCATGTCAGACCTTGCGCTGTTACAGAAGAAGGTCCGCAAGCTGCAGTCGCGCGCGGGAGCCGCCAAGATGGAATTGCACGACCTTGCCGAGGACCTTCCGGTCAACTGGACCGAGATCGAGGCGGTCGCCTGGAAAGCCTTCGAGGTTTTTGCCGAGTTGGATGCGGCAAAGGAAGAACTCGCAGCGTTGGAGAATTCACAATGACGGGCGCTTTCGTCACCCGCGACGGCTCTCCCTGGACGCCGCACTATCTGACGGCGATCGATGGCGCGACCTGCATCGGCTGCGGCCGCTGCTTCAAGGTCTGCTCGCGCGAGGTCATGCACCTTCATGGCGTCGATGACGCAGGCGAAATCCTCGGCATCTGCGCGGGCGAGGACGACGACTTCGACGGCGAGCTCAACCGCATGGTCATGATCGTCGACCATGCCGGCCGCTGCATCGGCTGCGGCGCCTGCGGCCGCGTCTGCCCGAAGAACTGCCAGACCCACCTTGCGGCCGACCAGCTTGCTGCATGAGCTGGGAACAAGACCAGCAGAACGGCGCCACATTCGCCCATCACCGTGGCTGTTTCAGCACCAGCCAATGGCCGCCGACAGACCAGGCGGCGGCGTTCGACCGGCATGTGCTTGCCTGTGTTTTCTACCTCGCGTTCGAGGAGGTCGAGGCCGGCAAGGCGACCGCGACCGAAGCAATCGGCCTTTCGCGTGCCGACCTGCGAGATGTCATGACACGCTATTTCCCGGCTGTTCCCGTCAACGCCTTCGCGCTGGAAAAGCTGACCGATCCCGAGCCGGATATGGAGGAAGGGCTTCTGCGCGGCTTGCTTATTGGGCATGCCAGGCCAGGCGATCCGGCGAGCACCCTCTTCGCCAAGATCATCGCCAGGCGCAGTTTGCGCAATGACCATCTGTGGCAGGACCTTGGCCTTTTCAATCGGGCCGAACTCAGCCGCTTAATGGCCAGGCATTTCCCGGCGCTGGCGGCCGGCAACACCAAAAACATGAAATGGAAGAAGTATTTCTATCGTAAGCTCTGCGAGGCTGAAGGCTTTTCGCTATGCACCGCGCCCAGTTGTCAGGAATGCGGCGATTTCGAAAGCTGTTTTGGCCCGGAGGAAGGCGAAAGCCACTTGGCACGGATCAAGAACGGGCTCGCTTAAGAGCCGCTTTCGTCGCCGCCGCCGACCGGGCTTGATTGGCATCGAAGACGCACGCGCTTTTCCCGGCGACGTCGCGCGGAGGACGGGATGTTCAGCGCCTCACGATATTTCGCAACGGTGCGGCGAGCAATGTCGATCCCGGTTTCCTTGAGCCGGGTGGCAATGTCGTCGTCTGAAAGCACTTCGTTGGGCGATTCCACGGCAACCATCGCCTTGATTTGATGGCGGACAGCTTCGGCGGAGTACGCGTCGCCGCCTTCGGAGGAGCCGATCGCGACAGTGAAAAAATACTTCAGTTCGAACACGCCGCGCGGGGTCAGCATGTACTTGTTCGACGTTACCCGGCTTACCGTCGACTGGTGCACGTTGATCGCATCCGCGACAGTCCTGAGATTGAGAGGCCGCAGGTGGGCGACCCCATGTTCAAAAAAGGCGTCCTGCTGGCGGATGATTTCAGCCGCTACCTTGAGGATCGTCTTGGCGCGCTGATCAAGGCTGCGGATTAGCCAGTTCGCGTTTTGGAGGCATTCGTTGAGAAATGACTGATCTTTCGAATTTTGAGCGCTTAGGCGGGAGACCTGGGCAAAATAGTTTTGGTTCATCAGCAGCCTAGGCAGCGTGTCTGGATTGAGTTCGATTTGCCACCCACCTCCGGGAGAGGGCTGGACCAAGACGTCGGGAATGATCGATTCAGGCCCTCCGGATTGGAATCGGTTTCCGGGCTTGGGATCGAGCGCGCGGATTTCGTGCAACATTTCGAGAAGGTCGTCTTCATCGACACCGCAATGGCGCTTCAATGTTTGAAAATCGCGTCGCGCCAGCGCTTCAAGATTGGCGACCAGCGCTGCCATTGCCGGGTCGAACCTGTCTAGCTGCCGCAATTGTATCTCAAGGCATTCGCTGAGAGTTCGCGCAAAAATACCCGGTGGATCGAACTGCTGCAAGGTTCCGAGAACCCGTTCCACAACAGCCTCCCGGACATTCAGGCTGCGGGCCAGTTCCGAAAGGTTCACCGGAAGGTATCCGGTGTCTTCCAGATGACCGGCAAGCTCGCCAGCTATTCGCCGCTCCAGCGGCGCGAATGCGCTGAGAGCGATCTGACGAGCGACATGGTCGTGCAATGTTTCGATGGACGTCCAGGAATCTTCGAACGCATGGTTTCCCCCCGGTTGGACATTGTTTTTGCCGCGGATTGATTTCCACTGCGAGGCCCGATCCGATATTCCGCCCGTGGTCGGCCCGATGCGCGGGTTCCCGGCCGAAATCGACGGAATGTCCTTCGGCGCCCGGTTTGAGGCCCGTTCCAGAAAGGGGTTCTTCTCGATTTCCTGCTCGACGAACTGATGCAGTTCGGGATGCGCCAGTTGCAACAGGCGAATGGATTCCATCATTTGCGGCGTCAAAACCAACGATTGCTTCTGACGCTGAAGCAGGCTTGCTGAGGACTCCATGGCTAGCGTGAAACTCCTACCGAGCGACCCTTCGCCTTGTGCAAGGGGATTTTCGAGACGTTGACTCGTCTAGATCATGCAGCCGTCACGGCTTTGGCGGCTCTCAACGTTTCAAGGACGTTCTGCGGCGACGATACGCCATAGGGATCGGCCTCGCAGTTGTCGCAGAAACCGTCCTCCTCGAAGCACTGCTCCACTACGCCATTGTTGATCACGGCAGCGTAGCGCCAGGAGCGCATGCCGAAGCCGAGATTGTCCTTGGCAACCAGCATGCCCATCTTGCGGGTGAACTCGCCCGAGCCGTCTGGGATGAGCTGGACTTTCTGCAGCCCCAGGGCCTTGCCCCAGGCATTCATGACGAAGGCATCGTTGACGGAAACGCAGTAGATCGCGTCAATTCCCTCCTTCTCGAACTCGTCGTAGAGCATTTCGAAATCGGGCAACTGCAAGGTCGAGCAGGTCGGGGTGAAGGCACCGGGCAGCGAGAACAGGATGATGCGCTTGCCGCGGAAATAGTCGTCGGATGTCTTGTCTTCCCAGCGGTACGGGTTTGGCCCCTCGATGGAGTCATCGCGAACACGCGTGCGAAAGGTGACGAAAGGAACCTTTTTTTTGACGGTCATCAATGTGCTCCTGGAGGAAAACTGGTGCGCTGCTTTTTCGGTTGAAACTGACACGGCATCGACCTCGGCCGGCAATTCGGCCGGGCGCCGCGCGTTTTGTGTCGGCCTTGGATCAGCCATGGCAAAACCGCTCGCAAGCACGGGCGTCTGAAGAAACGAGCTCTCGATTTGCCGCGGCAACGAGAACGGTACGCGCTTGTACGGGGCGTCGCGATGTCAGCAATGGTCTTACTCCTGGCCACCTTGTGATGGGTTCTGCCGAGTACGACGCAAGCGCCATGCCATTTGATTTTAGGCTTGGGTTCACACTGTTTTTTGCAGCGACCCTCTTTGCCTTGAGCGGCCAGAACCATGCCTTCGCCGAGACCGAGCGCGCCCATAATCACCAGATCGTGGGCTCTGGGCGGAGGGGATCCCCTTTATGGGTATCAAGCCGCGACCCTCTTTGTCCGAAGCTGGACAAAAATGTCGGAAGTCGGACCGGAGGGTCGCCGGGTCGCCGGCGCGGCGAACACGTGGCTCGTATTCGAAGCGAAAATCTGGGCTCAAACTCGGAACGAGGGACAGGAGTCGATCGGGGTTAACCTGACGAGGGTCCCTATGGCCTCCGTTCTCAGGATTGAGACGGCTGACAGGCCCACGCGCTTCGCCCTATCGACGCTCGCGAGACCGCTTCGAAATCGACAACGGGTACAAAAAAGCCAGCACGTCCATTAGCAAGCTGGCCATGTGATCTTTCTGAACCGCGCTTGCGTGAGGCGGGCACGGTCCCAAGGTGATGGAAAAAGCCGCCTTGTGCTCTCGGAGCATTTTGAAGCTGCCGCGACTTTGCTGTCGGGTTTGTCATGTCCGGGACAGCCAGGCTTGCGGCTGCGCATTCGTTCAAGCTGTTGAATGATATGTAGAAAATCTCCTGCAGGGCTCTTTCCGCGCCGTTGGCACGACTTTTGAAGCTCTCATGTGAGACGGCAGGAGATACCGACTGGCGTCCATTCGTGAGTGATATCGCGCTCAATGCAATGAAGGAAGACGACATGTCAGGTCAGCGTCAGTTCAGATTCTATCCGAAACGGGCATTGCCCGCGGAATGCAATATCGACCGGCGTGACTGGCGTCACCGTCACAACCGCCCGGCACCGGCCAATGGCCACCGATCGATCTGCAGATACGGTTCGACCAGAATGTGCTTGCTCCTGTCCTCTCGCCGGCGCTTGAGGAGACCGGCGAGCACTTCGGCGGCCAACCGGTCTTTCGCGTGCCGCGCTGCGGATATCCTCGCAGAGATGATCGACCCCGAACCGCTGTGGAGCAAGAGCTTCATTCCGGTTCGCCGTTCGAAGCTGGAAAACGCCGGGTCTCCGACGATTTCGCTCGTCGGCTCTCTAGATGACCAAGATGCCATGGTGCGCGGCCTGGTTAGTGGTTAGACGGCAGGAGAAATGCAATGGCGATCAACCCGGTCCCAGATCATGTCCCGCCCGAAATGGTGAGAGACTTCAGCCTGTTCACATCGCCAGGCATGCCACCAACGCCCAACGGGGATCCACACGCAGCCGTCGCTTGCGCCCATGACGGGCCTCCGATCTTCTATTCCCCCTACAACACGCAAGATGGCCGGGGCACCTGGGTCATCACCCGCGCCGCAGATCAGCGTAAGGTGCTGCAGGACACTGAAACTTTTTCCAGCCATCGCAGCATCTTCTCCTCCATACTGGGCGAAACCTGGCCGACGATCCCGCTTGAGCTCGATCCACCGGCCCATGGCGCATTTCGCTCACTGCTCAGTCCGCTGCTTTCGCCCAAGCGGGTGACGGCACTGGAACCGGCTGTCCGTGAGCGAGCGATAGCCCTGATCGACCGGATCACCGCATCGGCCACGAGCTGCGACGTCATGAAGGATTTTGCCTTTCCGTTCACTGTCAGCATCTTCCTTCGGTTTCTGGGGTTGCCGGATCAGGGACTCGATACATTTGTCGGCTGGGCGAAAGATCTGCTCCACGGCGACGATGTGGAACGACCTGTGGCTGCCCGCAAGATTGTGGCTTTCATCGATGAACTTGCAACCAATCGCCGCAAGGATCCGGTCGACGATCTCATGACCTTCATCGTGCAGGCACAGATCGAGGGCCGCCGGCTAACCGACGGGGAGATCCGTGGCATCGGCGTGCTTGTGTTCGTCGCGGGACTTGACACTGTCGCAGCAGCTATTGGCTTTGACCTGGCTTATCTAGCGCGCAACCTCAAGGATCAGGAACTGCTGCGCAGCGAACCGGCCCGCATCCTGCTCGCAACCGAAGAGTTGCTGCGGGCCTATCCGCCCATTCAGTTGATCCGCGTGGCTACGAAAGATATCGACTTCGAAGGCGCGCCGATCCGAAAGGGGGACTATGTTTCGTGCGCCACGATGATTGCAAATCGCGACCCGGAGGAATTCGAATCCCCCAACACGGTCGATCTGGCGCGAGATCACAACCGCCACGCCGCCTTTGGCTATGGTCCCCACCGTTGCCTTGGCTCACACCTTGCCCGGCGCGAGATTGTCATTGGCCTGGAGGAATGGCTGGCGCGCATACCGACCTTCCGGATCAAGGAGGGTACAGCGCCCATCACCTGTGGCGGCCATGTGTTCGGGATCGAAAATCTGATCCTGGACTGGTCATGACCATCGCCGAGCCATGCCAAGACAATGGAGGCAGCGCTATGCGCATTATCGTCCACAATGCCAAATGCCAGGGTCACGCGCGATGCTGGGCGCAAGCGCCGGACATCTTCAAGCTTGATGACGATGGCTACATCCTGCCCGGTGACATTCAGGTTGCGGAGGGGGAGCAACTGCTTGCGTCACAAGGCGCGCGATCCTGCCCCGAACGTGCGCTGGAAGTCGATCGCACCTCGGCAGCGCGGTTCGAACCAGCCGCCATGCAACCAAGAACTGGGGAAGCTTAGGTGGAATCGACGAGACGTGGCCCCACACCGCAAAGCAAGATGTCCGGCCGCTTCCCTGCCAACCTCCTCTCCGGCATCGAGACCTCAATGACACGCACGCGACACGTGAAGTTCGTCTCCGTTCTGGCTTCTTCAGTTGCCGATCGGTTCGACCTTGCACGCACCTAGAGGCACGAAACGCCTCTTCCAATCTCAAATTTGCGACAGAGCGATGGGCCAGGCAAAAATCACCGAACTGCGCGACCGCGAGGCGATCCGCGACTGCCTTTATCGGTACTGCCGCGGCATAGACCGCGCGGATGAGGCTGCGCTGCGCAGTGCATATTGGCCCGATGCGCATGACAATCACGGTGCCTATCGCGGCTCAGCCGAGGGCTTCTTTGAGTTTGCGCTTGGTCTCTTCAAAACCGGACCGCGCTTAATCCACCAGATCACGAACGTCTTGATCGAATTCATCGACCCGTCGGAGGCCGTGGTCGAAAGCTATTTCACCGCGCTGCAACGCGGACCAGACAATGACGGAGAAGCACGCCAGGTGCTTCTCTGCGGCCGTTACTGCGATCTTTTTCAGAAGAGGGAAGGGGCGTGGCGCATTGCCGAACGGACCGTCGTTTACGATTGGCTCGAAGAGCAGACCCCACCAGCGGTCCCCGAGGCAGAACGGTTCGGCTTGCGGCAACCGATCGGAGCAGCGCATCCCAATGACCCGGTTTACGCGCTCAGGAAGCGCCGCAGCTCGTCATCAAAATGAAAATGCCATGCATGTCACCACAATGCTTTCCAAGGCTCCCAATTGCGGAGCCGCGTCGCGGGAGCGGTCGCGGAACGCAACACGTCTACCCGGTATGGAAACTCGCCGTCACCAGGACGTCCGCGACCGGTCTTGCGGCTGACTCGCGTCGATATCTCTGACGCTGGCTGCGGAGAGGTTCATATGAAGCAGGCAGGACGGGTCGTCATCATAACGGGAGCGGCAGGCGGAATCGGCCGTGCGCTGGTCGAGATCGTTGCCGCCGATGGAGACATCGTCGTTGCGGTGGACCTTCCTGGCAGCGGCGTTCTTGAACTGGCCGGCGGTCTCGGCCATCCGCATCTGGGCCTCGAATGCGATGTCTCACGAGAAGAGGACATTGTCGCCCTATACGGCCGCATCGAAGCGCAGTTCGCGAAAATCGATGTTCTCGTCAACAACGCGGCGATAGGACCCGCCATGGCTGCGACTATCGACACCGGTTTCGAGGCCTTCCGACGCGTGCTGGCAACAAATCTGATCGGGCCTTTCATCATGGCCGGCGAAGCGGCGAGGCGCATGCAGCCCGGCGCTGCCATTGTCAACGTCGCTTCGCTGGCGGGCGTGCTCGGCAATCCCAAGCGCAACGCCTATGCCAGCTCGAAGGCAGGCTTGATCGCTCTCACGAGATCGCTTGCATGCGAGTGGGCCTCGCGCGGCATCCGCGTAACGGCGGTAGCGCCAGGATACGTGCGCACGCCGATGGTGGCGGAACTGGAACGTGCGGGCAAGATGGACCTCGCGGCCGTGCGCCGCCGCGTGCCCATGGGGCGAATGGCGCGCCCCGACGAGATCGCTCGGGCCGTGCGTTTTTTGGCCAGCGCACAGACGGGCTACATCACAGGATCGGTGCTGACGGTCGACGGCGGTTGGATGTCGTTCAACCAGCCGGGCGACGCGCACCCGCCGGTCGACGAGACGCCTCGAGCCGAACTCTTCCGGCCGGCCGAACGAACTGGCGCGCGCACAGTGGTCGTGACGGGCGGCGCGAACGGTATAGGCGCCGCCGTCGTTCGCCGCTTTGCCGCGAACTCCGACACAGTCGTGATTGCTGATAAAGATGGTGCTGGGGCGGCAGAACTCGCTGATTTGCTGGGCGGCAGGCACGTGGCGAAATCCGTCGACTTGGCGGTCGAGAGCGACGTGGTGGCGCTGTTCGAGGAAATACGGGGGCGCTTCGGTCGCATCGAGGTCCTCGTCAACTGTGCTGCTATTGCCGATACGTTTGTGCGAGGGATCGAAATCCCGCAACAGATCGAGCGGGTGCTGGACGTCAATCTCACCGGCACCTTCACCTGCGCGCGCGAGGCGATCAAGTCGATGGACGCCGGCGGCGTAATCCTCAATCTTGGATCGATCAATAGTTTCCTGCCCTTCGTGCCGCGCCATGCCTATGGGGCGTCCAGGGCGGGTATGAACATTCTGACCCGGTGCATGGCGGCCGAACTCGGGTCGGTCGGCATCCGAACGGCCACCGTCGCTCTTGGCTATATCCGTACGCCTGACATTGCTCAGTTGGTCGAGTCCGGCTGCATCGATTCCGTAGCGATCAAACGGCGCATCCCGATGGGGCGGATGGGAGAGCCCGAAGACGTCGCCGGGGCAGTGTTCTTTCTGGCCTCGCCTGATGCCTCATACGTAAACGGCTCGACCCTCTACGTGGACGGCGGCTTGACCTCGTTGGCTGACGCGCGAAACGCCCAGCCAACCGATCAAGAAAATCCAACGGAATGTTCGCCGGCGACGGGTTGCGGTTCGTCGAAGCCGACGAGGTTCGAGGATTGAGACTGCGGCTGCATGGAACGTGCCAAGCGCGGCTTGCCAAGTGATCGTCTTCATCGGTGACGGAAAACTCGTCATCAGGGTCGAATGAC contains these protein-coding regions:
- a CDS encoding nitrogenase cofactor synthesis protein nifS, producing MRPVYLDNNATTRVDPEVVQAMLPLFTDQFGNPSSSHDFGTSAGAAVRKARLQVQTLIGAEFDDEITFTSGGTESDNAAILSALEVMPERTEIVTSAVEHSAVLTLCAHLEKTRAIKVHRIPVDRHGRLDLDTYKAALTPRVAIVSIMSANNETGTIFPVVELAELAKEVGALFHTDAVQAVGKLAIDLKSTAIDMLSLSGHKLHGPKGVGALYVKRGVRFCPLIKGGGQEGNRRAGTENTPGIVGLGVAADLALKFMDDANIRVKALRDRLEKELLQRIPHAFVAGDLLKRLPNTANIAFGDIEGEGILHFLNREGIACSSGSACACGSLEPSHVLVAMNIPNNAAHGAIRFSFSRNNGEEDVDRVLEVMPGIVKELRELSPSASQARGLQSTPGLGDKANPTTVSGPGECNAQLFR
- a CDS encoding ABC transporter; translated protein: MLAVLVATLLDVLTPLYSGRLVNAVAQGAAADAVVWDAALAAFSMLIALALGAVVMRNIAFIAVNDFILKMMSDIASDAFHRVQRFSTDWHAKTFAGSTVRKITRGMWAFCLLNDTILLALFPSLIMLVGSSVLLGWYWPMMGLIIACGSVGYVALIIVLSLGYVAPAANLANNWDTRLGGSLADAISCNAVVKGFGAEVREDHRLAKVISKWRHRTLRTWARGTVSAAFQGIMLLALRAALIGYALFLWSRGQATPGDIALVLGSFTVLYGYLRDVSIHVRNIQRSVNEMEELVQTYSQPPDVADVPGAKPIRITKGHIDFESVHFHYGNHWSPFYSDLSISIEAGARVGLVGPSGSGKTTFVKLIQRLYDLDAGRILIDGQDISRVTQGSLRSQIAIVQQEPLLFHRSLAENIAYGRPGASWSDVEQAARLASAHDFIARLPNGYGTLVGERGVKLSGGERQRVAIARAFLADAPILILDEATSSLDSESEVLIQKAMERLMVGRTTLVIAHRLSTVRALDRLLVFDRGCITEQGDHAALIRRDGIYRRLFERQALDETNVQRG
- a CDS encoding Rop-like family nitrogen fixation protein codes for the protein MSDLALLQKKVRKLQSRAGAAKMELHDLAEDLPVNWTEIEAVAWKAFEVFAELDAAKEELAALENSQ
- a CDS encoding (4Fe-4S) ferredoxin, translated to MTGAFVTRDGSPWTPHYLTAIDGATCIGCGRCFKVCSREVMHLHGVDDAGEILGICAGEDDDFDGELNRMVMIVDHAGRCIGCGACGRVCPKNCQTHLAADQLAA
- a CDS encoding nitrogen fixation protein nifQ, with amino-acid sequence MSWEQDQQNGATFAHHRGCFSTSQWPPTDQAAAFDRHVLACVFYLAFEEVEAGKATATEAIGLSRADLRDVMTRYFPAVPVNAFALEKLTDPEPDMEEGLLRGLLIGHARPGDPASTLFAKIIARRSLRNDHLWQDLGLFNRAELSRLMARHFPALAAGNTKNMKWKKYFYRKLCEAEGFSLCTAPSCQECGDFESCFGPEEGESHLARIKNGLA
- a CDS encoding RNA polymerase factor sigma-54 is translated as MESSASLLQRQKQSLVLTPQMMESIRLLQLAHPELHQFVEQEIEKNPFLERASNRAPKDIPSISAGNPRIGPTTGGISDRASQWKSIRGKNNVQPGGNHAFEDSWTSIETLHDHVARQIALSAFAPLERRIAGELAGHLEDTGYLPVNLSELARSLNVREAVVERVLGTLQQFDPPGIFARTLSECLEIQLRQLDRFDPAMAALVANLEALARRDFQTLKRHCGVDEDDLLEMLHEIRALDPKPGNRFQSGGPESIIPDVLVQPSPGGGWQIELNPDTLPRLLMNQNYFAQVSRLSAQNSKDQSFLNECLQNANWLIRSLDQRAKTILKVAAEIIRQQDAFFEHGVAHLRPLNLRTVADAINVHQSTVSRVTSNKYMLTPRGVFELKYFFTVAIGSSEGGDAYSAEAVRHQIKAMVAVESPNEVLSDDDIATRLKETGIDIARRTVAKYREALNIPSSARRRREKRVRLRCQSSPVGGGDESGS
- a CDS encoding peroxiredoxin 2 family protein encodes the protein MTVKKKVPFVTFRTRVRDDSIEGPNPYRWEDKTSDDYFRGKRIILFSLPGAFTPTCSTLQLPDFEMLYDEFEKEGIDAIYCVSVNDAFVMNAWGKALGLQKVQLIPDGSGEFTRKMGMLVAKDNLGFGMRSWRYAAVINNGVVEQCFEEDGFCDNCEADPYGVSSPQNVLETLRAAKAVTAA
- a CDS encoding Copper/silver resistance periplasmic protein; its protein translation is MKLLLHSGSGSIISARISAARHAKDRLAAEVLAGLLKRRREDRSKHILVEPYLQIDRWPLAGAGRL
- a CDS encoding cytochrome P450, whose amino-acid sequence is MAINPVPDHVPPEMVRDFSLFTSPGMPPTPNGDPHAAVACAHDGPPIFYSPYNTQDGRGTWVITRAADQRKVLQDTETFSSHRSIFSSILGETWPTIPLELDPPAHGAFRSLLSPLLSPKRVTALEPAVRERAIALIDRITASATSCDVMKDFAFPFTVSIFLRFLGLPDQGLDTFVGWAKDLLHGDDVERPVAARKIVAFIDELATNRRKDPVDDLMTFIVQAQIEGRRLTDGEIRGIGVLVFVAGLDTVAAAIGFDLAYLARNLKDQELLRSEPARILLATEELLRAYPPIQLIRVATKDIDFEGAPIRKGDYVSCATMIANRDPEEFESPNTVDLARDHNRHAAFGYGPHRCLGSHLARREIVIGLEEWLARIPTFRIKEGTAPITCGGHVFGIENLILDWS
- a CDS encoding ferredoxin-like protein; this encodes MRIIVHNAKCQGHARCWAQAPDIFKLDDDGYILPGDIQVAEGEQLLASQGARSCPERALEVDRTSAARFEPAAMQPRTGEA